The following nucleotide sequence is from Methylocystis iwaonis.
AGAGCTACCTGCTATGAGGTAATGATCAAGGGGTTTGAGACCAGCTCTCGAAACGTCCTGATTGGCCTTGAGATACCACCGTGCATCAAAGAGAGGATGAGGAGATGGATCGTTCTGCGATGCCCGAGTGATGTAATAGATGAGCGGATTGAGGCCAGATTTTACGACATCCTGATTGACATCCATATACCACTTCGTGTCGAAAAGGGGATGCGGCGATCGAGCTTCCCCCCCGCCGTGTAGAAGGAAGTGCCCGAAGGGTTCAAGTCCCGCCTCAGTCACATCGGGATTACGTTCGAGGTACCACAATGTGTTGAATAATAAGTGCGGGTTTCGGCCCTCACGCCATCCGTGATGAAGGTAGTGCTTTAGCGGCTCCATGTTTGCTTCAGCTACGTCCGGGTATTGAGAGGTGTACCAGCGAGCATCGAAAACTGCCGAGACGGCTCGCTTAGCTCGCGAGCCGCCTTGCCGGTTCTTACTTTGTACGAGGGCTAAGAAATCGAAAACCATAGAAGCCCTCGGCTAGTAGTTTTTGGTGTAACTAAGTCCATCGCCTGCGCACCGCGTCAATTTGGCAAAGACAACCAACGGAGAATTTTGCGCCAGCGCGTTACTTGCGCATCAACCGAAAACTCTGCTTGAGCGGTGATAAAAGCGTTATCAGAGATTCTGCCCCATAACCCCTCGTCACGGCACAGACGCACCACGCTCTCAGCTATTGCATGCGGATCATCTCTGATCAAGACGTCCTTCTCGTTTGTCAATCCCATACCCTCTGCAGCGATAGACGTAGCGACTGTGGGCACGCCTACCGCCATAGCGGCAATTATCTTACCCTTAATCCCCGCTCCAAATCTCAACGGGGCGAGGTTCACCAAGGATCGTGAATAAAGCGGTCCAAGGTCAGGGACAAAGCCAAGGATCTCGACCCCCTTTGCGGGGTCGTGGCGTTTAAGGATATCATCGGGAGGATTCGAACCTGCGATGATGAGTGTCAGTTCGGGCATTTGGCGTCTAATTAAGCCCCAAATCTCGTCGATTAAGAAGATCGCAGCATCGGCGTTCGGCCCATGACCAAACCCGCCAACGAATATAACCGCGTTACGACCTCGCCGTGGAGCGAGCCGCCCGGGAACGGGATACATTACAGGCACAAGGAACAGCTTAGCAGCAGGGACAAGTTGTCCTACGAGATCCTGCTCGTGGCGGCTAACCAAGATCGTCGCATCGACCGACCGGATGCAGCGCAATTCCTCGATCTTTGTGTTTTGTGCCTGAGAAATGGCTTCCGGCGATTGCAACAAGTTCGCGTGTCTTTCTTCTCGAAGAAAGTGCAAATCAACCGTATGGAATATAATTTTGGATTGCGGCGCGACTCTCCGACAAAGGTCGACCAGAAGATATGCAACAACCACTCGGTAAAGAACTATTAGATCATAGTCCTTTCCGTGGTTTTCAATGAAGTGAAGAGGCGTGATCAATTGCGGAGCGACAGGGCAATACACGCCATTGGATCGAAGAATATCGGTATACCGGCCCGCGTGCTCGGTAGCGTACATCGGGACGAATGTGACTTCATATCCCAATGACTGGAGGAGGCGCATTCCCCAATACGCATCAACCGACCCCGCGTCCTTGTCGGGTGTTGGTGTTAGTGCGTCTACTACGAGAACGCGCGGTCGACGCCGAAAACCTTGCAGAGGAACATTTCGAGCAACTATTTGGAAGCGTTGTAGCGTGCTTCTCGCGTTACCTTCTCCCTCGGCTGCCAGAATATACCTGGCGCCAGGTGCCTGATAGATCTCAAAACCCATCGCGAAAACTCTATTTGAGAATTCGAGCAGGGCAGCCGCCAGTGAGCCGCAATTTTCTGAAAGACCTCCGAGTTCACGAAATAAATCTGGCACCAACGCGACGAAACCCGTTACAATACCTTCTAGCTTGGCGGCGGTCGAAACGTGATAATCATCCGATTCCACCCGATATTCAGGGATCTGCCAGCCGTGTTCCAAACTGAATGAAGCGCCCGACCAACAAACCTTGGTTGTATCGTTAAGGATGATGCCATTGGCACCCGCTACAAGGGGGTTGTTTTCAAAAACGGTTTCAAAGCCGCTCATCCATTCCTCACCGAAGATGCCGGGCGCACTCAGTAGTGCCACAGTTTCTCCAAGTGCGCGGTCGCGAATAATTTCATTAAGCTCTGAAATTAATCCCTGCTTGCTTGTTTGCAACGGTTCGGAGTTAGGAATTGGCCGTTCGTTTGAAACGCGCGCAAAAATCTCCACTCTGTCTTGAATTGCAGCTTTTCTTATAGACTCTACGAGATCATCAAAATGAATATCAGTCTCGTCAGCCGCGCAAACCACAGTGAAACGAGGGCGCTCGGACGGTCCATCGCCGACCATCAGTCTTACAAATACCATTGCGGCATTTTCGGGTTTAACCGGGCGAGTCGGCAGTTGAACTGGAAGCGCCGCGACACCGAAAATAGTCCGGTCCTGCGCGTCAGTTTCAAAGCACACGGGAGGCGGTGCATATCTTCTGCTTAGCACCGACGCTTTTTGCTTGCGCGCGTCCAGTAGTCCTTCCTCGATGACTTCCCGAAGTTCCGCGATTTCATCTCGCCCGTTTGCGCTGGCAAGGTGTTCGACATGCCTCAATAGATCTGAATACCGCGTCCACGCAATAGCCGCATCGAGCACAAGCCCGCTTAACCGCTCCTGCAAGCTTGCGGCCTCTACCTGTGTCTGCTTAAGACGCTCGGCTACGCGCTCAACATCTGCCGATTGGCGCTTAATGATGTCAGTTTTAAGGGACTCCAATACCGCAAGCCCCTCCGCCCCGATACCCTTCAGTTCTTCAATGCGCTCGTTCTGCATTCTACCGCCGCGGTCAAGGGCGGCAGTTAGGTGCTGCGTCAAGTTGGCCACATGCGCGTCCACTGCCTCAGAAACCGCAGTGATCTCGCTTGATTGCTTCTCGCGTTCGAAAGCCATTTTGGCGCGCATATCTTCGGACGCCGAAGCAATGTCCAACACCCTCGACAGCGTATTTCTCCCAAGGTCCGCCAATTCTTCAATGCGCTCGTTCTGCATTCTACCGCCGCGGTCAAGGGCGGCAGTTAAGCTCTGCGTCAAGTTGGCCAGATGCGTGTCCACTGCCTCAGAAACCGCAGTGATCTCGCTTGATTGCTTCTCGCGTTCGAATGCCATTTTGGCGCGCATGTCTTCGGACGCTGAAGCAATGTCCAACACCCTCGACAGCGTATTTCTCCCAAGCTCCGCCAATTCTTCAATGCGCTCGTTCTGCATTCTACCGCCGCGGTCAAGGGCGGCAGTTAAGTGCTGCGGAAAGTTAGCCAGCTCCGTCTTAATTTGCTCTTGAACTGATTGCACGACCATAAGCACTTCCCGAATCCCAACAAGTGCCCGAACTTGAACATCATGATCAGGACTCGAAGCGGCGATACGATCCGAAAGTCCGCCCAATTGAGTTCGAACGCCGGCGATTTCCGTAGCCAAGGTGGAACCATGCGCGGCGATCGTCTCAATTTGAGCATCAAATTCAGATCGCATGCCCTTAAGTTGATCAGCCACCACTTGAAATATCTTATCGACCTGAAAACCATCCATCTGCTGCGTCACAATGTCGTCGTTGCTGAACCGCTGCTCTAACGTCGCTATGTCATGACGAAGAGCAACTGCCTCTGCAACCGCAGCGGCACGCTCGTCCACAGCGCGATCAAGTCGCAATCGAGCGTCAGCGTTCTCACGAAGGGCACCCCCAATGGTGCCAAAAAGCTTCTTAATTTTTGTGGTTTGCCGCCTACGGGCGTTGAAAAGTGGAGTGAGGGCAGGCCTTATCTCACCAATTGCAATTACACCCAAGCCGTGACAATGTGGAAAATTGAAATTCGCATACTTAGACTGTAACTCCTCCCAAAATCGCCACACTCCGAATGAACTCTCGCGTACTTCTGTGTCATGAAAAAGGACAATCGCGCTAGAGCTGAGCTTTGGCTTCCATGCCTCAAAATCGTGTTTGACGGCTTCATAAGTATGGCAACCGTCAATATGCAACAGGTCGACCGTCCCATTCCCAAATGAAGATAAAGCATCATCAAACGTCGATTGTAACAGCGTTGAGAAAGCACTGTAGCGCTTGTCGTGGTGGTGCCTAAGGTCCAATAAAATCTCGGGCCCATAGTGTCCGGCTTGATCGTCACCGCGCCAAGTGTCCACAGCGTAACAGCTAGTCGGAAGTTCGTCTTCGGCGACCGCCTGGCAAAAAGCGCAGTAGGAATTGCCCGAATGCGTTCCGAGTTCAACAAATATTTTTGGGCGCGCCATTCGCACAAGCCAGAAAGCGAAAGGTATGTGGCCTACCCAGGACGTCGGAGCGACACAACGCTGCGGTGCTTCCAGAAGGATAAGTGGATCAAAGTCCAATTTGCCGAACTCGGCCAAAGGAGCATGCGGATCAATCATTGTTTTGCCCAATTTCCTCTTCACCTTGGTGGAGGAGTTAAAGCCAGACCTTTCTTTAGGGAATGTCGCTTCCTGGCTATCTTTGGCGGAGGACATTAAGTCGTTCCCATTTTCGCGCGAAGCAAGATGGTCGGATGTAACAGACCGACGACGGCGCACGCGGCTCATCGGATTGCCCTCAGGAGCTCATTCTCAATCCGCCTGATCATGCGCCGAAAGGTGAACCGCCGCGCCACGTGCCGCCCCTTGTGCGAGATACGCGAGCGTAGGCGACCATCTTCAGCTAATCGCACTACGGCATCAGCCAGTTCGCTCGGTGAATTCTTGTGAAACAGCACCCCTGTTTCACCGTCCATCACGATCTCGTCGTTGCCACCCACATTCGTCGCGACCGTCGGAATGCCCGCTCCGATGGCATGAATGAGTGTCAGCGAGAACGGCTCGTATAACGAGGGAAACACGTAAATATCGTGATCGTTAAAAACCTGCAACAACACCGCTTCGCTAACTGGCTCGCGAAAGCTAATCAAATCAGCACAACCCGACGCCGCGATTTCCTCGTTAAGCCGGGATGCGAACGTTTTGTCCTGTACGTCTCCGACAATAGTGAGAGACACTGTTTGGCTTGCACGCGCCCGAATAAGGGGTAGCGCCGCGACAATAAGCTGCGGCCCCTTGATATCAACGACCCGACCTGCGAACAAAATTTTGAGTCGGCCTGGTTCGCGTGTCTCGGTTCGCGGAACGAAGAGTTCGGGAGGGACTGTTGGTAAGTCAACTCCATTATGGACAACGACCCGATACTCGAAGTTGAAGCCAAACGATTCATAGAGATCATGCATGAACCGTGATCCGAAAATTGCTCGCTGTTTCATTACAGCCCCGTCGCCTTTCCTTTGGGCATCCGGGCTGAACTGTTCGGATCCGTGAACACAACGCGCAAAAAACTGCCCCATCGCGTTCGGCTGCCGGGCGGCGATCAGCCAATTGTCCGTAAGAAACAGGACAACCGGTTGGCCTAGCAAGGACAAATCATCAACTATACCGTCGTCGAGGAAAAACAAATTCCACAAGAACCAAAGGTCGGGCTGGTGACGACGCTGAAAGTCCGACACCGTAAGCCTGTTTGCATTTGTGATCGAAGCACGCTCATCTGGATCAGCTCGGAACGGCTGGTAGATGTCATATTCGTTTGCAAGAAGCTTCAACCGGCGTTCAACGACGTAGCCATTGGTATCGGAAGCCGCCCCCCCATAGGTGCTGGTCAGAACAACAATTTCATGTCCCAGGGCCGCAAGCTCATTGCAGACCTTCCCGCACAATTGCTCATATCCGCCAATGCTGAAAGGCGGAAATAGATTGCTCACGACGCCTATTTTCATTGTTTCACAGCCTGCAGCGCGCTCATGAATGACGGATCTTGCTGCCACGTATTACGTTCGAGCGTCTGGACGTTGTTGCTCTCGAAAAAAGCGAGAAACATGAGCACGAGTTCTGTGAGTTCGTGCTTTCGCAGAATGTCCAAATAGTGCCCGGACCGATTCCACCGCATTGGCGAAACACTTATAGACCAACGAGAATG
It contains:
- a CDS encoding class I SAM-dependent methyltransferase; translation: MSSAKDSQEATFPKERSGFNSSTKVKRKLGKTMIDPHAPLAEFGKLDFDPLILLEAPQRCVAPTSWVGHIPFAFWLVRMARPKIFVELGTHSGNSYCAFCQAVAEDELPTSCYAVDTWRGDDQAGHYGPEILLDLRHHHDKRYSAFSTLLQSTFDDALSSFGNGTVDLLHIDGCHTYEAVKHDFEAWKPKLSSSAIVLFHDTEVRESSFGVWRFWEELQSKYANFNFPHCHGLGVIAIGEIRPALTPLFNARRRQTTKIKKLFGTIGGALRENADARLRLDRAVDERAAAVAEAVALRHDIATLEQRFSNDDIVTQQMDGFQVDKIFQVVADQLKGMRSEFDAQIETIAAHGSTLATEIAGVRTQLGGLSDRIAASSPDHDVQVRALVGIREVLMVVQSVQEQIKTELANFPQHLTAALDRGGRMQNERIEELAELGRNTLSRVLDIASASEDMRAKMAFEREKQSSEITAVSEAVDTHLANLTQSLTAALDRGGRMQNERIEELADLGRNTLSRVLDIASASEDMRAKMAFEREKQSSEITAVSEAVDAHVANLTQHLTAALDRGGRMQNERIEELKGIGAEGLAVLESLKTDIIKRQSADVERVAERLKQTQVEAASLQERLSGLVLDAAIAWTRYSDLLRHVEHLASANGRDEIAELREVIEEGLLDARKQKASVLSRRYAPPPVCFETDAQDRTIFGVAALPVQLPTRPVKPENAAMVFVRLMVGDGPSERPRFTVVCAADETDIHFDDLVESIRKAAIQDRVEIFARVSNERPIPNSEPLQTSKQGLISELNEIIRDRALGETVALLSAPGIFGEEWMSGFETVFENNPLVAGANGIILNDTTKVCWSGASFSLEHGWQIPEYRVESDDYHVSTAAKLEGIVTGFVALVPDLFRELGGLSENCGSLAAALLEFSNRVFAMGFEIYQAPGARYILAAEGEGNARSTLQRFQIVARNVPLQGFRRRPRVLVVDALTPTPDKDAGSVDAYWGMRLLQSLGYEVTFVPMYATEHAGRYTDILRSNGVYCPVAPQLITPLHFIENHGKDYDLIVLYRVVVAYLLVDLCRRVAPQSKIIFHTVDLHFLREERHANLLQSPEAISQAQNTKIEELRCIRSVDATILVSRHEQDLVGQLVPAAKLFLVPVMYPVPGRLAPRRGRNAVIFVGGFGHGPNADAAIFLIDEIWGLIRRQMPELTLIIAGSNPPDDILKRHDPAKGVEILGFVPDLGPLYSRSLVNLAPLRFGAGIKGKIIAAMAVGVPTVATSIAAEGMGLTNEKDVLIRDDPHAIAESVVRLCRDEGLWGRISDNAFITAQAEFSVDAQVTRWRKILRWLSLPN
- a CDS encoding glycosyltransferase family 4 protein yields the protein MKIGVVSNLFPPFSIGGYEQLCGKVCNELAALGHEIVVLTSTYGGAASDTNGYVVERRLKLLANEYDIYQPFRADPDERASITNANRLTVSDFQRRHQPDLWFLWNLFFLDDGIVDDLSLLGQPVVLFLTDNWLIAARQPNAMGQFFARCVHGSEQFSPDAQRKGDGAVMKQRAIFGSRFMHDLYESFGFNFEYRVVVHNGVDLPTVPPELFVPRTETREPGRLKILFAGRVVDIKGPQLIVAALPLIRARASQTVSLTIVGDVQDKTFASRLNEEIAASGCADLISFREPVSEAVLLQVFNDHDIYVFPSLYEPFSLTLIHAIGAGIPTVATNVGGNDEIVMDGETGVLFHKNSPSELADAVVRLAEDGRLRSRISHKGRHVARRFTFRRMIRRIENELLRAIR